A window from Musa acuminata AAA Group cultivar baxijiao chromosome BXJ3-10, Cavendish_Baxijiao_AAA, whole genome shotgun sequence encodes these proteins:
- the LOC135651648 gene encoding protein WEAK CHLOROPLAST MOVEMENT UNDER BLUE LIGHT 1-like, producing MEDTKVIEDRFSGEHLLTISCSAECLPTIGPPKFSCHDENIDTIHHQEGATKNAEKKVEQYIADNAEYVDRLDTKNQKEAIIKEPELSLKHIVSDVPSLGQNTLDHIVVTNHQQGMILEDSVCPVQQGLSAISSQDHNIPDPQISNVLGDSISGVAVLSYGDITYPISHSFELQKMELESTPSQLQNGTSINLVETPRVTDSTTSCENRKIMESTPSLPELATTAEPIKTVYINRGIVDTSAPFESVKEAVTKFGGIVDWKAHRQNSLEKRKLLQLELERVQAEIPECKKQSEAAQEIKAQVLKELDRTNVIIEELKLNLEKVQTEEAQAKQDSELAQMRVKEMEQGISTESSVAAKTRVELAKARHEAAVAELKKVKSELKTLQGEYMSLVSERDFATRQAEDAISALKEIEMTAEELTLELITRKESLESAHAAHLEAEEHRIGAALAREQDCLAWEKELKHAEEELEQLNQQLLLTKDLKSKLETASALLLKLKAELTAYMESKLNQESESIENKLSDDVKETEKTQSITHALALTRKELEEVKASIEKAQDEVGCLKVASSSLKSELDREKASLTNLQQREGMASIAVSSLEAELDRTKQDLEVVRAKEKTAREKMVELPKLLQHAAQEADQSKSVAQIAREELRKSKEEADEAKASTSTIEIRLHAALKEIEAARSSERMALVAIKALQESEQAASICGTDSPHCVTLPLDEYHNLNKRAHEAEELAHERIAAAIAQIDVAKQSEVKSLERLDDAYGEMRARKEALKVATEKAEKAMEGKLGAEQGLRKWRAEHEQRRRAGETAKDLIDRPQETFEQPSGPGSYTKEKSDAVHSMTNPKSYVPEDNSENDVPKVKTMKKKTSLVPKIVLSLARKKSQPVK from the exons ATGGAAGATACAAAGGTCATCGAAGATCGATTCTCTGGAGAACATCTGCTAACTATTTCTTGTTCAGCAGAATGTCTGCCAACCATAGGACCTCCAAAATTTTCATGCCATGATGAAAACATTGACACAATTCACCATCAAGAAGGAGCTACAAAAAATGCCGAGAAAAAAGTTGAGCAGTATATTGCTGATAATGCTGAATATGTTGACAGACTGGACACCAAAAACCAGAAGGAAGCTATCATTAAGGAGCCGGAGCTATCACTTAAGCATATCGTATCCGATGTCCCGTCATTGGGCCAAAATACACTTGATCACATTGTCGTTACTAATCACCAGCAGGGAATGATTTTAGAGGATTCTGTGTGCCCGGTTCAACAAGGTCTTTCTGCTATCTCATCACAAGACCATAATATACCTGATCCTCAGATCTCAAATGTATTGGGGGATTCTATTTCAGGTGTTGCAGTTCTGTCATATGGAGATATTACTTATCCTATTTCTCATTCATTTGAGCTACAGAAAATGGAGTTGGAAAGTACTCCAAGCCAACTTCAAAATGGCACATCTATCAACCTTGTTGAGACTCCGAGAGTTACTGATTCAACTACCTCATGTGAAAATAGAAAGATTATGGAGAGCACACCTTCTTTGCCTGAACTGGCAACAACTGCTGAACCTATAAAGACTGTGTATATAAATAGAGGCATTGTTGACACTTCTGCACCTTTTGAATCTGTTAAGGAGGCAGTTACCAAGTTTGGAGGTATCGTTGATTGGAAAGCTCACAGGCAAAATTCTTTGGAG AAACGTAAGCTACTCCAATTGGAACTTGAGAGAGTGCAAGCAGAAATCCCTGAATGCAAAAAACAATCTGAAGCAGCACAAGAGATTAAAGCACAGGTACTTAAGGAGCTGGATAGAACTAATGTAATCATAGAAGAGCTAAAGCTAAACCTTGAGAAAGTCCAAACTGAAGAGGCTCAGGCAAAACAGGACTCAGAGCTGGCCCAAATGAGAGTCAAAGAAATGGAGCAAGGAATTTCCACTGAATCAAGTGTTGCTGCTAAAACACGAGTTGAGCTTGCTAAAGCTAGGCATGAAGCAGCAGTTGCAGAACTGAAGAAGGTTAAATCTGAGTTAAAAACTTTACAAGGAGAGTACATGTCCTTAGTTAGCGAAAGAGATTTTGCAACAAGACAAGCTGAAGATGCTATTTCTGCACTAAAGGAGATTGAGATGACAGCTGAGGAACTTACTCTGGAACTCATCACAAGAAAGGAATCACTGGAGTCAGCCCATGCTGCACATCTCGAAGCAGAAGAACATCGAATTGGTGCAGCATTGGCAAGAGAGCAAGATTGTCTTGCATGGGAAAAGGAACTGAAGCATGCTGAAGAGGAGTTGGAACAACTTAATCAACAGCTTTTGTTGACAAAAGATCTCAAATCAAAACTGGAGACAGCATCTGCTTTATTACTCAAACTCAAGGCTGAATTAACTGCATATATGGAGTCAAAATTGAATCAAGAATCTGAAAGTATTGAGAACAAATTATCAGATGATGTCAAAGAAACAGAGAAAACGCAGAGTATAACTCATGCATTAGCTTTAACCAGAAAGGAGCTGGAGGAAGTAAAAGCCAGTATTGAGAAAGCCCAGGATGAGGTTGGTTGTTTGAAGGTTGCATCTTCTTCACTCAAGTCTGAGCTGGACAGAGAAAAGGCATCTCTTACCAACTTGCAACAAAGGGAAGGGATGGCATCCATAGCAGTTTCTTCTCTTGAAGCTGAGCTTGATAGGACTAAACAAGATTTAGAAGTGGTTCGTGCAAAGGAAAAAACAGCCAGAGAGAAGATGGTGGAGCTGCCCAAGTTGTTGCAACATGCAGCTCAGGAAGCAGATCAATCAAAGTCTGTTGCTCAGATAGCCCGAGAGGAACTAAGAAAGTCCAAGGAAGAAGCAGATGAAGCAAAGGCAAGTACAAGCACAATAGAAATCAGATTACATGCGGCTCTGAAGGAAATCGAAGCAGCTAGATCATCAGAGAGGATGGCGCTTGTGGCAATTAAAGCACTGCAAGAGAGTGAGCAGGCTGCAAGCATCTGTGGTACAGATTCTCCTCACTGTGTGACTCTTCCGTTGGATGAATACCACAATCTCAATAAGAGAGCTCATGAAGCTGAGGAGCTTGCCCATGAAAGAATAGCAGCTGCAATTGCACAGATTGATGTGGCTAAGCAGTCTGAGGTGAAGAGCTTAGAGAGACTTGATGACGCATATGGAGAGATGAGGGCACGAAAGGAAGCATTGAAAGTTGCTACAGAGAAAGCTGAGAAGGCCATGGAAGGGAAATTGGGTGCGGAACAGGGGTTGAGGAAATGGAGAGCTGAGCATGAACAGCGAAGAAGGGCTGGTGAGACAGCTAAGGATTTAATAGATCGCCCACAAGAGACTTTTGAGCAGCCTAGCGGACCAGGAAGCTATACTAAGGAAAAAAGTGATGCTGTCCATTCCATGACCAATCCAAAGTCATACGTGCCTGAAGACAACTCAGAAAATGATGTGCCCAAGGTTAAAACAATGAAAAAGAAGACATCACTTGTCCCAAAGATTGTTTTGTCCTTAGCACGGAAAAAGTCACAACCAGTTAAGTAG